A single window of Leptospira semungkisensis DNA harbors:
- a CDS encoding VOC family protein, giving the protein MIIVEGIDYIVIPTGDVESSVKFYSELFDFETLEEKGNEFAIIGLDSVNIKLLNTNGAKSSLTEVKSPVLSFVLDVDDFTEAIVELESKSVQIVRGPEARDGGEFLHFLDPSGNILEINYKED; this is encoded by the coding sequence ATGATCATCGTAGAAGGAATTGATTATATTGTAATACCTACAGGGGACGTCGAGTCTTCGGTTAAATTCTATTCCGAACTCTTCGATTTCGAGACCTTAGAGGAGAAAGGAAACGAGTTCGCGATCATCGGCCTCGATTCAGTGAATATCAAACTCCTCAATACGAATGGTGCGAAAAGTTCCCTGACCGAAGTAAAGTCTCCTGTTCTAAGCTTCGTTTTGGATGTGGATGACTTCACTGAAGCAATCGTAGAGCTCGAGTCCAAGTCGGTTCAGATCGTAAGAGGACCAGAAGCTAGAGACGGAGGAGAATTTCTCCATTTCTTGGATCCATCCGGAAACATTCTCGAGATCAATTATAAAGAAGACTGA
- a CDS encoding LIC10067 family putative lipoprotein, which translates to MRSLMRALIFILLISILGVYCSNSKSTDLASELGIGDPVITSIDPPSGAPPIGTSPGTSITINGRLFSATASNNTITFNGVSGTVLTATSTEITTVVPSGASSGTLFLSKSGSGPIVCDKNNSSSAMNCYGTPFYIDCYKSFNNQYGDEIGVTYPNSKTFAITGQTGTVALRIDLNTEGATNVKLGCDTYLVYSKFSKSCGRTDVGDPNNTATWIYQPTITFPSYYTVQMFVTAGKGNCEISFP; encoded by the coding sequence ATGCGGTCTTTGATGCGAGCTCTTATTTTCATCCTGCTCATTTCCATACTTGGGGTCTATTGTTCGAATAGCAAAAGCACGGATTTGGCTAGCGAGTTGGGGATTGGGGATCCAGTCATCACCTCGATCGATCCTCCTTCCGGAGCGCCTCCCATTGGCACGAGTCCAGGCACATCCATAACTATAAACGGAAGGCTTTTCTCAGCAACTGCGAGCAATAATACGATCACATTCAATGGAGTATCCGGAACTGTATTGACTGCGACCTCGACCGAGATCACGACTGTAGTTCCGTCGGGAGCATCCTCAGGGACCTTATTCCTTTCTAAATCCGGTTCCGGTCCTATCGTCTGCGATAAGAATAACAGCAGCAGTGCAATGAACTGCTACGGCACTCCCTTCTATATAGATTGTTATAAGTCGTTTAATAACCAGTACGGAGATGAGATCGGGGTTACTTATCCGAACTCAAAGACATTCGCAATTACGGGTCAGACTGGAACAGTCGCTCTCAGGATCGATTTGAATACTGAGGGAGCCACGAATGTTAAATTAGGTTGTGATACCTATCTGGTGTATTCCAAGTTTTCCAAGTCTTGTGGAAGGACGGATGTGGGAGATCCCAACAATACAGCCACTTGGATCTACCAACCTACGATTACTTTCCCGAGTTATTATACCGTTCAGATGTTCGTTACAGCGGGTAAGGGAAACTGCGAAATCTCTTTTCCTTAA
- a CDS encoding enoyl-CoA hydratase/isomerase family protein, with product MSETVLYSIEDYTCIITLNRPEKRNAISRQLLRELMSCIEKANKDPKIRALVLSGEGSVFCAGADLKERADMSEKEVHRFLDEVGVCFQALENLPFPTIAALDGDAYGGGLEMALCCDFILMSHEAKVGLTETGLGIIPGAGGTQRLPRRIGRTKALELILTASVINAETALEIQLANSVWHDSAFTAGKKLALLLSEKAPISLKLAKLAINEGEGKDIKTALKIERKHYNKTLQTEDRIEALKAFKEKRKPEFKGR from the coding sequence ATGAGCGAAACCGTTCTTTATTCGATCGAAGATTATACATGTATTATTACCTTAAATCGACCCGAAAAACGAAATGCAATCTCCAGGCAATTGCTCCGAGAACTTATGTCTTGTATTGAAAAGGCAAACAAAGACCCGAAAATACGTGCACTGGTTTTATCAGGAGAAGGTTCCGTTTTCTGCGCGGGAGCCGATTTGAAGGAAAGAGCGGACATGTCCGAGAAAGAAGTACATCGTTTCTTGGATGAGGTAGGTGTCTGTTTTCAGGCACTGGAAAATCTCCCTTTTCCAACCATCGCAGCCTTGGATGGAGACGCGTATGGTGGCGGGTTAGAAATGGCACTCTGTTGCGATTTCATTTTGATGAGCCACGAAGCCAAAGTGGGACTCACTGAAACCGGTTTAGGAATTATTCCAGGTGCGGGAGGAACTCAAAGACTTCCGAGAAGAATCGGAAGAACTAAAGCTTTAGAACTGATCCTCACTGCCTCGGTGATCAATGCAGAGACTGCGTTAGAGATCCAACTTGCAAATTCAGTTTGGCATGATTCTGCCTTCACTGCAGGAAAGAAGCTTGCACTGCTACTTTCTGAAAAGGCTCCCATTTCTTTGAAGCTGGCCAAGTTAGCAATCAACGAAGGAGAAGGTAAAGATATCAAGACAGCCTTAAAGATAGAAAGAAAACATTATAATAAGACCTTGCAAACCGAGGACAGGATCGAGGCCTTAAAGGCTTTCAAAGAAAAGAGAAAACCCGAATTTAAGGGAAGATAG
- the dcd gene encoding dCTP deaminase — MILTGKEIKNRLDKDIVIEPYSDNRLNPNSYNLRLHNELVRYTETPLDMKKSNPSENLIIPENGLLLQPGVLYLGRTLEYTETHNLVPMLEGRSSIGRLGMYVHVTAGFGDVGFKGFWTLEISVIQPLVIYPNVEICQIFYHTVEGEITEYKSGKYQGNKGIQTSMLYKDFENGKY, encoded by the coding sequence ATGATTCTAACTGGAAAGGAAATTAAGAATAGATTAGACAAGGACATAGTCATCGAGCCTTATTCCGATAACAGGTTGAATCCGAACTCTTATAACCTAAGACTTCATAACGAGCTGGTTCGCTATACGGAAACTCCTTTGGACATGAAGAAGTCCAATCCGTCCGAAAACCTAATCATCCCGGAGAACGGATTACTCTTGCAACCGGGCGTTCTTTATTTGGGACGCACCCTTGAATATACTGAAACTCATAATCTAGTTCCTATGCTTGAAGGGCGTTCCTCTATCGGAAGATTAGGAATGTATGTGCATGTGACTGCAGGATTCGGTGATGTGGGCTTCAAAGGATTCTGGACCTTGGAGATTTCCGTAATCCAGCCTCTTGTTATCTATCCGAATGTAGAGATCTGTCAGATATTCTACCACACTGTCGAAGGCGAGATCACAGAATATAAATCCGGCAAATACCAAGGAAACAAAGGGATTCAGACCTCGATGCTTTATAAAGATTTCGAGAACGGAAAGTATTAA
- a CDS encoding SpoIIE family protein phosphatase, translated as MEILSILQNDVLLNYYSFGSLLSILAFLFTSLFFLFVKEKTPSTFHLALGALFFSFFCTGYFFAAFLYHPNGAYHRWLTVGFILPALTHLGQFMSRYPQNAHPKFNRNLLIVLYSIMVIGVSYFFYITLNAPKKYHFTAHHWDFNVEAASRNVAILIGIFVLVCFLIVPVWRMVKTSGSIRFAIGGFMGSLLIGGVIPAVTNILSRDGWIERSTYLTSIVLLMTLGLFLILVIFLNFSEEKTTFMVKIVGITFVTLMLIMQALVFISNQDKEAEYDTKSIVNMARVLEGGKKPSELEYVINWAGGSNSLDYSQYDNKFDLRLPQLEIDFKNTIIFEHIKLLPEDTFRESLKKTLAGTHEYFSGYKTSILKFLERNPNLEGKELKTKLFDYLTSLNTAVFVTSNKLDYIFPKEFCVDGRKFLKGASGDVSYFKDHLLSKWKEKDGSCTFDEKDLLIGHLKAEILLYFRPFQPALSRHYRKSLDEYQHFVTYINYDVKKDIVSEVGYSYRKYREFMHPTAAKQTLILGVVLVVVFLVFPLFFRQSLVSPLNRLLSGMERVNEGALDVEVKVDLKDEIGFLSDSFNNMVASIRKARGELQDYAEHLATKVRERTRELSEKIEELQRLKVQQDGDYFLTSLLAKPLFYNANKSTKVGTQFILRQKKQFEFKGKSADLGGDICVTGNLRLGKPNDFKRYTFAMNGDAMGKSMQGAGGSLVMGVVINSILARSAANDRVLDTTAADWLTEIYREMQSVFKSFNGSMVISGTFVMVEDDTGKVWYFNAEHPFSVMYRDGRAGFLETGLTLRKIGLDSEYEFKVHTTRLEPGDVLIVGSDGKDDLDLTPEKEVRTINEDEMLFLQLVEKGQGDLTKIEEEIMNSGELTDDLSLLRIEYLPINSPETDSKPDSLSDPIDWKFIYKKAKEDYMGGRLSEALVSLEGLYKSDPQNTKVTKLLGLLSFKGKNYAKAVEVLNKYLGADPDLVEYWYYLSLANRRIGRMDEAILAAKRMEELQPDNPMNLINLSDLYRQTEQFELALEYAHMALEKDPENENAQKLVRLIQRDSRAT; from the coding sequence ATGGAAATTCTATCAATCTTACAAAACGACGTACTTCTGAACTATTACTCTTTCGGAAGCTTGTTATCGATCCTCGCATTCCTATTTACTTCTCTCTTCTTTCTTTTTGTTAAGGAGAAGACTCCAAGTACATTTCACCTTGCTTTGGGTGCGTTATTCTTCTCCTTCTTTTGCACCGGATATTTCTTTGCCGCGTTCTTATATCATCCGAACGGAGCCTACCATCGATGGTTAACCGTAGGTTTTATTCTCCCTGCACTGACTCACTTAGGACAGTTCATGTCCAGGTATCCTCAGAACGCTCATCCTAAGTTTAATCGAAACTTATTGATCGTATTATATTCGATCATGGTGATTGGAGTTTCTTACTTCTTTTATATCACATTAAACGCTCCTAAGAAGTATCACTTTACCGCACATCATTGGGACTTCAATGTAGAGGCAGCGTCTAGAAACGTCGCTATTCTGATCGGGATCTTTGTCTTGGTCTGCTTTTTGATCGTTCCGGTCTGGAGAATGGTAAAAACTTCCGGAAGCATTCGCTTTGCAATCGGCGGGTTCATGGGTTCGCTTTTGATCGGAGGGGTGATCCCGGCCGTTACGAATATTCTTAGCCGAGACGGATGGATCGAAAGATCTACTTACTTAACCTCTATTGTACTTTTGATGACCTTGGGTCTTTTCTTGATCCTTGTGATCTTCTTGAATTTCAGCGAAGAAAAGACCACTTTCATGGTCAAGATCGTAGGGATTACTTTCGTAACTTTGATGCTGATCATGCAGGCACTTGTCTTTATTTCTAACCAGGATAAAGAAGCAGAGTATGATACTAAGAGTATCGTTAATATGGCTCGAGTCCTAGAAGGTGGAAAGAAACCGTCTGAATTGGAATACGTAATCAACTGGGCCGGCGGTTCGAACAGTCTCGACTACTCTCAATATGATAATAAATTCGATCTTCGCCTTCCTCAATTAGAGATAGACTTTAAGAATACGATTATCTTCGAGCATATCAAACTTCTTCCAGAGGATACTTTTAGGGAATCACTGAAGAAGACCCTTGCGGGGACTCACGAATATTTCAGCGGATATAAGACTTCCATCCTTAAATTCCTGGAGAGAAATCCGAATCTAGAAGGCAAAGAATTAAAGACCAAGCTATTCGATTATCTTACTTCTCTGAATACCGCTGTCTTTGTGACTTCGAATAAATTGGATTATATCTTTCCTAAAGAATTTTGTGTCGACGGAAGAAAATTCCTAAAAGGTGCGAGCGGCGACGTTTCTTATTTTAAAGATCACCTTCTCTCCAAATGGAAGGAGAAAGACGGAAGTTGTACTTTCGATGAAAAGGATCTTCTCATCGGTCATCTGAAAGCGGAAATACTTCTCTACTTCCGCCCCTTCCAGCCTGCGCTTTCCAGACATTATAGAAAGAGCTTAGACGAATACCAACATTTCGTTACTTATATAAACTATGATGTGAAGAAGGATATCGTAAGCGAAGTAGGTTACTCGTATCGCAAGTATAGAGAATTTATGCACCCAACTGCAGCAAAGCAAACTCTCATCCTGGGAGTAGTGCTTGTGGTTGTCTTCTTAGTATTCCCGTTATTCTTCCGCCAAAGTTTGGTTTCTCCTTTGAACCGTCTTCTCTCCGGAATGGAAAGAGTGAACGAGGGAGCTTTGGATGTGGAAGTCAAGGTGGACCTAAAAGACGAGATAGGATTCTTATCCGATTCCTTTAATAACATGGTGGCTTCTATTCGCAAAGCAAGAGGAGAGTTGCAGGACTATGCGGAACACCTTGCTACAAAGGTGAGAGAAAGAACGAGAGAGCTTTCCGAAAAAATAGAAGAATTACAAAGATTGAAAGTACAGCAAGATGGAGACTACTTTCTCACGTCTTTGCTTGCAAAACCGTTATTCTATAATGCGAACAAGTCCACTAAGGTAGGAACTCAGTTCATTCTTCGCCAAAAGAAACAATTCGAGTTCAAAGGTAAGAGCGCGGATCTAGGCGGGGACATTTGCGTCACAGGAAATCTTCGTTTAGGAAAACCGAACGACTTTAAGCGCTACACCTTTGCTATGAACGGTGATGCGATGGGAAAATCCATGCAGGGGGCCGGTGGTTCCTTGGTCATGGGGGTCGTGATCAATTCGATTCTAGCGCGTTCTGCCGCAAATGATCGTGTATTAGATACCACTGCTGCCGATTGGCTAACAGAGATCTATAGAGAGATGCAATCCGTATTCAAATCCTTTAACGGATCCATGGTAATCTCCGGAACATTCGTGATGGTTGAGGATGATACAGGTAAAGTCTGGTACTTCAACGCAGAGCACCCCTTCTCCGTAATGTATAGGGACGGAAGAGCAGGTTTCTTAGAAACAGGATTAACTCTTCGTAAGATTGGTTTGGATTCGGAATACGAATTTAAAGTCCATACCACTCGATTGGAACCTGGAGATGTATTGATCGTCGGTTCGGACGGTAAGGATGATCTGGACCTGACTCCGGAAAAAGAAGTCAGAACGATCAACGAAGATGAGATGCTCTTCTTGCAACTCGTGGAAAAAGGCCAAGGTGATCTTACCAAGATCGAAGAAGAGATCATGAATTCAGGAGAATTAACGGACGACCTTTCTCTTCTTAGAATAGAATATTTGCCTATCAATTCTCCTGAAACGGATTCTAAGCCGGATTCTCTCTCTGATCCTATCGATTGGAAATTCATCTATAAGAAAGCAAAAGAAGATTATATGGGCGGCCGCTTGAGCGAGGCATTGGTTTCTCTCGAAGGATTATATAAATCAGATCCGCAGAATACCAAGGTCACTAAACTCCTCGGACTTCTTAGCTTTAAAGGAAAGAACTACGCAAAAGCAGTAGAGGTATTGAACAAATACTTGGGTGCCGATCCGGATCTAGTGGAGTATTGGTACTATCTTTCCTTAGCAAATCGAAGGATCGGAAGAATGGACGAGGCTATTCTTGCCGCTAAGAGAATGGAAGAGTTGCAGCCGGACAACCCTATGAACCTGATCAATCTTTCGGATCTATATCGCCAAACCGAGCAATTCGAATTAGCTTTAGAATACGCTCACATGGCCTTGGAAAAAGATCCCGAAAATGAAAATGCTCAAAAATTAGTAAGATTGATCCAGAGAGACAGCAGAGCTACTTAA
- a CDS encoding SpoIIE family protein phosphatase, with the protein MGLNPISWDLVLFNYYSFGSLLVTLTTIFLGIFFLTLKNRTIATTHFGIGFLFFGAFEIGYFIAAFLYHPIAAYHRWLTGGMVLPAITHFTQFLIRFPGNSNQRIAKWVLIAEHSVSVVTVALFIFLTSISDKIYHFTAHHWDFNAFDASRYLAIVIALFCFIGFIIVPAWRAIFTKDKRRLALLMFTIGFLIAAVYPNISNFLSRDGEMERSTYMTSNVISFVTAFSFMVIAFINNSAERTTFMVKIVGITLFTICLIMQALVYISSQEKDAEYDSLRMVNIERALENGVKSQDIEYTFHWKENKDDLDTSEYDSKKELNLRQVEADLQNVTIYEEIKNLKDSNFRGSVNSLLNKSHTYFGGYKRFIRELLDANPQLSPAETKALIITKAENWNKRAFVTTNKLEGLVGGSFCKKGRAFLNGLGSAEKGFKDEIFSHWSEDCLWDGRDLSDEELRAEILCYFRYFKPSETRHYRRSKDGLGHYVAFMKFIPEKQEMSEVGFSYRVYREFMHPTAVKQTAILLIVIFVVLALFPLFFKNSLVDPLNSLLSGVEKVNKGDLDVVVPVKVRDEIGFLADSFNAMVASIKQARRELQDYAENLEEKVRERTREVQEKMEEVQRLKVQQDGDYFLTSLLAKPLFYNANKSKLVKTEFIIHQKKQFEFRGKHSDLGGDICVTGNLRLGRPDSFKRYTVSMNGDAMGKSMQGAGGALVMGVVMNSILARSAANNRILDATPEQWLAEIYNEIHAVFKSFNGSMVISASLYLIEDETGMCWYFNAEHPYSVLYRDGKASFIEDGLTLRKLGLDSEFEFKVHNFQLKKGDIIILGSDGRDDVDLTPEETIRTINEDEMQFLRHVETAKANLEDIEIEIRKTGELTDDLSLLKIEFQGEPKKDEIEDIFESSDHIDKALNTDSVYEEAKKMYKTGRLDEALDLLKTGYLHDSANQRLNKLLGLLSFKGKDYATAVEVLTNYLGIDPDLHEYWFYLSIANKKMGKYDQALAASLKLLEVDPNNLSNLINLSDIYRLMEMYDRAEEYARKIMQQEPANENAHKLIRLIERDR; encoded by the coding sequence ATGGGGTTAAATCCGATTTCTTGGGACCTGGTCCTTTTTAACTACTACTCGTTTGGAAGTTTATTGGTTACTCTAACCACTATTTTTCTAGGGATTTTCTTTTTAACACTTAAGAACAGGACGATAGCGACTACGCATTTCGGTATAGGCTTCTTGTTTTTTGGGGCCTTCGAAATAGGTTATTTCATAGCCGCGTTCTTATATCATCCGATCGCTGCGTATCACCGTTGGCTTACAGGAGGGATGGTTCTTCCTGCAATAACGCATTTTACTCAATTCCTGATCCGCTTCCCGGGAAATAGCAATCAACGTATCGCGAAATGGGTTTTGATTGCGGAACATTCGGTATCTGTAGTCACTGTTGCGCTCTTCATCTTCCTGACTTCTATTTCCGACAAGATCTATCACTTCACTGCCCATCACTGGGATTTTAATGCGTTCGACGCAAGTCGCTATCTCGCTATCGTGATCGCTCTATTTTGCTTTATCGGATTTATCATCGTTCCTGCTTGGAGAGCGATCTTCACTAAGGATAAGAGAAGACTTGCTCTTCTCATGTTCACGATCGGATTTTTAATAGCAGCGGTTTATCCGAATATCTCGAATTTCTTAAGTAGAGATGGAGAGATGGAGCGTTCGACGTACATGACCTCGAACGTGATCTCCTTCGTTACGGCCTTCTCCTTTATGGTGATCGCGTTCATCAATAACAGCGCCGAACGCACCACCTTTATGGTAAAGATCGTTGGGATCACTCTTTTTACTATCTGTTTGATCATGCAAGCCCTCGTTTATATTTCCAGCCAAGAGAAGGATGCGGAATATGATAGCTTACGCATGGTAAATATAGAAAGAGCCCTCGAGAACGGAGTAAAATCTCAGGACATAGAATACACATTTCATTGGAAGGAAAACAAGGATGACTTGGATACTTCCGAATATGATTCCAAAAAAGAACTGAATCTAAGACAGGTAGAAGCGGACTTACAGAACGTAACCATCTACGAAGAAATTAAGAATCTAAAAGATTCGAACTTCAGAGGATCCGTAAATTCTTTATTAAATAAAAGTCATACATACTTCGGCGGATACAAACGTTTTATCCGTGAATTGTTGGATGCAAATCCTCAACTTTCTCCTGCAGAAACCAAGGCGCTGATCATAACAAAAGCGGAGAATTGGAACAAGAGAGCGTTCGTAACCACCAACAAATTAGAAGGTTTAGTCGGTGGCTCCTTCTGTAAGAAGGGCCGCGCCTTCCTCAATGGGCTGGGCAGCGCTGAAAAAGGCTTTAAGGACGAGATATTCTCCCATTGGTCCGAAGATTGTCTTTGGGACGGAAGGGATCTTAGCGATGAGGAACTCCGTGCAGAGATACTTTGCTATTTCCGATATTTCAAGCCGAGCGAGACCAGGCACTACAGAAGAAGCAAAGATGGTCTAGGGCATTATGTTGCCTTCATGAAATTCATACCTGAGAAGCAGGAGATGAGCGAGGTAGGATTCTCTTACAGAGTGTATCGAGAATTCATGCACCCTACTGCGGTGAAACAGACTGCGATCTTACTCATCGTGATCTTCGTGGTCCTCGCATTATTCCCTCTATTCTTTAAAAACAGCTTAGTGGATCCTTTGAATAGCTTACTCTCGGGGGTGGAGAAAGTGAACAAAGGAGACTTGGATGTGGTCGTGCCGGTTAAAGTAAGGGACGAGATCGGATTCTTGGCTGACTCCTTTAACGCGATGGTGGCTTCCATCAAGCAAGCTAGGAGAGAGTTGCAGGATTACGCAGAAAACCTGGAAGAGAAAGTTCGAGAAAGAACTAGAGAAGTACAGGAGAAAATGGAAGAGGTCCAACGCCTCAAAGTGCAACAGGACGGTGACTACTTCCTTACATCCTTGCTTGCGAAGCCTCTTTTCTATAATGCGAATAAATCCAAGCTGGTAAAAACGGAATTTATCATACATCAGAAGAAGCAGTTCGAATTCAGAGGAAAACATTCAGATCTAGGTGGCGATATATGCGTTACCGGTAATTTACGTTTGGGTCGTCCGGATTCGTTCAAGAGATACACAGTTTCCATGAACGGTGATGCAATGGGTAAGTCCATGCAAGGAGCGGGTGGAGCTCTTGTTATGGGAGTCGTGATGAACTCTATTCTCGCTCGTTCTGCCGCTAATAATAGGATTTTGGATGCTACACCGGAGCAATGGTTAGCAGAGATCTATAATGAGATCCATGCAGTCTTTAAATCCTTTAACGGATCCATGGTGATCTCCGCTTCCTTATATCTGATCGAAGACGAGACGGGAATGTGTTGGTACTTCAACGCTGAACACCCGTATTCCGTACTTTATAGAGATGGAAAAGCAAGCTTCATCGAAGACGGTCTTACTCTACGAAAACTCGGCTTGGATTCCGAGTTTGAATTTAAAGTCCACAATTTCCAATTGAAGAAGGGTGATATCATCATCCTCGGTTCGGACGGAAGGGACGACGTGGATCTAACTCCAGAAGAAACGATCCGTACGATCAACGAAGACGAAATGCAGTTCCTTCGTCATGTCGAAACCGCTAAGGCAAATCTAGAAGATATCGAGATTGAGATCCGCAAGACAGGAGAGCTTACGGATGACCTTTCGTTATTGAAGATAGAATTCCAAGGCGAGCCTAAGAAGGACGAGATCGAAGATATTTTCGAGTCTTCCGATCATATAGACAAGGCACTCAATACCGACTCTGTTTATGAGGAAGCTAAGAAGATGTACAAGACCGGTCGTTTGGATGAGGCCTTGGATCTTCTCAAGACGGGCTACTTGCATGATAGCGCTAATCAAAGGCTGAACAAATTGCTGGGTCTTTTAAGTTTCAAAGGCAAAGATTACGCAACTGCGGTCGAAGTTCTGACCAATTACCTTGGTATAGATCCAGATCTGCATGAGTATTGGTTCTATCTTTCCATCGCAAACAAGAAGATGGGTAAGTACGACCAAGCACTTGCTGCCAGCTTGAAACTATTGGAAGTAGATCCTAACAATCTCTCTAATTTGATCAATCTTTCTGATATTTATCGTTTGATGGAAATGTATGATCGTGCCGAAGAATACGCTCGCAAGATCATGCAGCAAGAACCTGCAAACGAAAACGCTCACAAATTGATCCGTTTGATCGAGAGAGATCGTTGA
- a CDS encoding dicarboxylate/amino acid:cation symporter: MSASQSNPNILSRLKLLLSEKLWFRVLLGLVGGLLTGLYLSPENQFIAVEYSKPIAAWLGMPGHFFLILLQIIMIPLVFCSIVLGIHAGETLENLRNFGVRTFLYFVFTTALAVSIGIALASIVQPGRFVDPAGVPRSQIPAKVMSSSDPVSIEKIPELIISVLPRNPFLTFANGDMLGVVFLALLVGIALLSIEKEHTTHVLPILHAIFRTSMIFVEWAMKIAPFAVFGLIAQITAKIGIKVLLSLGVYFLTVLGGLVLILVMYSLLLVLLARKSPIWFFQNAGEVQLLAFSTSSSAAVLPFTLRTAIEKMGVSKKIAEFIVPLGATVNMDGTALYQAVATVFLSQVYGIELTATSLAFILIATVVASIGTPSTPGLGIVILASILAGVGIPTEGIGIILGVDRILDMCRTTVNVTGDLVACNVFQNRENL; the protein is encoded by the coding sequence ATGTCCGCTTCTCAATCTAATCCGAATATTCTATCTCGTTTGAAACTTCTTCTCAGTGAGAAGCTTTGGTTTAGGGTGTTGCTCGGTTTGGTTGGCGGATTGCTTACGGGCTTATATCTCAGCCCCGAAAATCAATTTATAGCCGTTGAGTACTCTAAACCGATCGCTGCTTGGTTGGGTATGCCCGGACATTTCTTCTTAATTCTTTTGCAGATCATTATGATCCCTTTAGTATTCTGTTCCATCGTACTTGGGATACATGCGGGAGAAACGTTGGAGAACCTTAGAAATTTCGGGGTAAGAACCTTTCTATACTTCGTCTTTACTACTGCGTTAGCCGTATCTATAGGGATCGCTCTCGCAAGTATCGTACAGCCCGGACGTTTCGTGGATCCTGCCGGAGTTCCTAGGTCCCAGATCCCTGCAAAAGTAATGAGCTCCTCCGATCCGGTTTCTATAGAGAAGATCCCGGAGCTGATCATTTCTGTTCTTCCAAGAAATCCATTCCTAACATTTGCAAATGGAGATATGCTAGGTGTAGTGTTTTTGGCGCTACTCGTCGGAATTGCACTTTTATCTATTGAGAAGGAGCATACAACCCATGTGCTTCCCATTCTCCATGCAATCTTCAGGACTAGCATGATCTTTGTAGAATGGGCGATGAAGATTGCACCCTTTGCGGTATTCGGTTTAATCGCACAGATCACTGCAAAGATAGGCATTAAGGTTTTATTAAGTTTGGGGGTTTACTTCCTAACAGTTCTCGGTGGGCTCGTATTGATCCTGGTCATGTACTCTTTGCTTCTCGTGCTACTCGCAAGAAAAAGTCCTATCTGGTTCTTTCAAAATGCGGGGGAAGTGCAATTGCTTGCCTTCTCCACTTCTAGTTCTGCAGCCGTTCTTCCTTTTACATTAAGAACTGCGATCGAAAAGATGGGAGTCTCTAAGAAGATTGCAGAGTTCATCGTACCATTAGGTGCCACAGTGAACATGGATGGAACTGCTTTGTATCAGGCAGTGGCGACAGTCTTTCTTTCTCAAGTATATGGGATCGAATTAACCGCAACCAGTCTTGCATTCATACTTATCGCGACAGTTGTTGCTTCTATTGGAACACCTAGCACTCCGGGATTAGGGATCGTTATACTTGCCTCCATTTTAGCAGGTGTAGGAATTCCTACAGAAGGAATCGGTATCATTCTAGGTGTGGATCGTATCTTAGATATGTGCAGGACAACAGTGAATGTAACCGGAGATTTGGTTGCTTGCAATGTATTTCAAAATCGAGAGAATCTTTAA